A section of the Bacillus sp. HSf4 genome encodes:
- a CDS encoding enoyl-CoA hydratase, with translation MEPNLQFSIQQQSVAVLTLNRPQARNALSLALLDELKNALRDIQSNPDIRCVIITGKGDRAFCAGADLKERAQMSRLEAKQAVSLIQNVFRETDRLPQPVIAALNGSTLGGGLEFALACDIRIAASHIELGLPETTLAIIPGAGGTQRLPRLIGRGKAKEMIYTGCRINAQTAKDIGLVEHVVPLSELKEKAEDIALTIAANGPIAVRQAKFAINKGLETDIETGLSIEQKAYELTIPTKDRTEGLKAFSEKRKPRYTGE, from the coding sequence GTGGAACCGAATCTCCAATTTTCCATCCAGCAACAATCAGTCGCGGTTCTCACACTGAACAGGCCGCAGGCCAGAAACGCTTTATCGCTTGCGCTCCTTGATGAGCTAAAGAATGCTCTCCGCGATATTCAATCCAATCCGGACATCCGCTGTGTCATCATCACTGGAAAAGGCGACAGAGCATTTTGTGCCGGCGCCGATTTAAAGGAAAGGGCCCAAATGAGCCGCTTGGAAGCGAAACAGGCCGTGTCTTTGATCCAAAACGTGTTCCGTGAAACGGATCGGCTGCCGCAGCCGGTCATCGCCGCCCTGAACGGCAGCACTTTGGGCGGCGGGCTTGAATTTGCCTTGGCGTGCGATATCAGAATCGCAGCCAGCCACATCGAACTCGGCCTTCCTGAAACAACGCTGGCAATTATCCCGGGTGCAGGGGGGACGCAGCGGCTGCCGCGCTTAATCGGTCGCGGCAAAGCGAAGGAAATGATCTACACCGGCTGTCGTATTAACGCACAGACAGCCAAGGACATCGGTCTTGTCGAACATGTCGTTCCTTTATCAGAGCTAAAAGAGAAAGCGGAAGACATCGCCTTGACCATCGCCGCAAACGGTCCGATTGCCGTCCGGCAGGCGAAGTTCGCCATCAATAAAGGGCTTGAGACAGACATCGAAACAGGACTTTCCATTGAACAAAAGGCATATGAACTGACGATTCCGACGAAGGATCGAACAGAAGGGCTGAAGGCTTTTTCAGAAAAACGAAAGCCTCGTTATACAGGAGAATAG
- a CDS encoding hydroxymethylglutaryl-CoA lyase has product MNVPKTISIKEVGPRDGLQNEKTVLTTGEKIAWINMLSETGLSYIEITSFVHPKWIPALSDALDVAKGISRKPGVTYAALVPNQKGLERALAGKIDEAAVFMSASETHNMKNINKSISETLPILKDVTREAIKAKLTTRAYLSTVFGCPCENSVPLEQIIRITEALFEMEIDELSLGDTIGAANPVQVQIVLEALLKRFPKENIALHFHDTRGMALANMIAAMDMGITTFDGACGGLGGCPYAPGASGNAATDDLIYMCAQMGIETGVDLGKLLLAAKWIEDKAGRQLPSRNLQTAKSLDCFS; this is encoded by the coding sequence ATGAACGTTCCAAAAACAATCAGCATCAAGGAAGTCGGACCGCGCGACGGTCTGCAAAATGAGAAAACCGTACTCACGACAGGCGAAAAAATCGCCTGGATCAACATGCTCTCTGAGACAGGACTTTCCTATATTGAAATCACATCATTCGTTCACCCTAAATGGATTCCGGCGCTTTCGGACGCCCTTGACGTTGCCAAGGGCATCAGCCGGAAGCCGGGCGTCACCTATGCCGCGCTCGTCCCCAACCAAAAAGGGCTGGAGCGGGCGCTTGCAGGAAAAATTGATGAAGCTGCCGTATTTATGTCGGCAAGTGAAACACACAACATGAAAAACATCAACAAATCGATCAGTGAAACGCTTCCCATTTTAAAAGATGTCACAAGAGAAGCCATTAAAGCCAAACTCACCACAAGAGCCTATCTATCCACTGTATTTGGCTGCCCTTGTGAAAACAGCGTGCCTTTAGAGCAGATCATCCGCATCACTGAGGCGCTGTTTGAAATGGAGATCGATGAGCTTTCCCTCGGGGATACGATCGGCGCCGCCAATCCCGTTCAGGTGCAGATTGTGCTCGAAGCCCTGCTGAAACGTTTTCCGAAAGAAAACATCGCACTCCATTTTCATGATACGAGAGGGATGGCCCTCGCCAACATGATCGCGGCCATGGACATGGGGATCACCACCTTTGACGGAGCCTGCGGCGGGTTGGGCGGCTGCCCGTACGCACCGGGGGCATCGGGCAATGCCGCAACAGATGATCTGATTTATATGTGCGCGCAAATGGGAATCGAAACCGGGGTCGATCTCGGGAAGCTTCTTTTGGCTGCCAAATGGATCGAAGACAAAGCAGGCAGGCAGCTGCCAAGCCGAAATTTACAGACAGCCAAATCATTGGACTGCTTTTCATAA
- a CDS encoding acetyl-CoA carboxylase biotin carboxylase subunit, producing MYKKLLIANRGEIALRIIRTCKRLGIQTIAVYSEADAESLHVKAADEAWPIGKPRVNESYLNIEKIIDTAKQAEADAIHPGYGLLSENSRFAERCKEENIAFIGPSPDVIAKMGSKIAARKAMENASIPVVPGVSKRLSGLEEALSVASSIGYPVMLKASLGGGGIGMQRIADEYELKKAYEGNQKRAADFFGDGAMYMEKCIERARHIEIQLLADEHGNAVYLWERDCSIQRRQQKIIEEAPAPLLNETMRKKLGDAAVKAALSIGYTNAGTIEFLVDQENRFYFLEMNTRLQVEHPVTEEITGLDIVQEQLAVASGKSLAFSQKDIKRDGHAIEVRICAEDPKTFFPSPGRITDLKLPQHPSIRHECAVSANMNITPFYDPMIAKMIVKGKDRSEAITLLTEALAQYHVEGIKTNIPLLQDIVRSEAFQKGGVPTDFISQMK from the coding sequence TTGTATAAAAAACTGCTGATTGCCAACCGCGGGGAAATCGCCCTTCGGATTATTCGAACATGCAAACGGCTCGGCATTCAAACCATTGCTGTGTATTCTGAAGCCGATGCGGAGTCCCTGCATGTCAAGGCGGCTGATGAAGCATGGCCGATCGGAAAGCCGCGGGTCAATGAAAGCTATTTAAATATCGAAAAAATCATTGATACCGCCAAACAAGCGGAAGCCGACGCGATCCATCCCGGTTACGGCCTGCTTTCGGAGAACAGCCGCTTTGCTGAAAGATGCAAGGAGGAAAACATCGCTTTTATCGGCCCATCACCCGACGTGATCGCCAAAATGGGGAGCAAAATCGCAGCGAGAAAAGCAATGGAAAACGCATCAATCCCCGTTGTTCCCGGTGTATCCAAACGCCTGTCAGGACTAGAGGAAGCGCTCTCTGTCGCGTCATCCATCGGTTATCCTGTGATGCTCAAGGCTTCTCTCGGTGGAGGAGGCATTGGCATGCAGCGCATCGCAGACGAATATGAATTAAAAAAGGCATATGAAGGCAACCAAAAACGCGCTGCCGATTTTTTTGGAGACGGAGCCATGTATATGGAAAAATGCATTGAACGGGCCCGACATATCGAAATCCAGCTTTTAGCAGACGAGCATGGGAACGCCGTCTACCTCTGGGAGCGCGACTGCTCAATTCAAAGGCGGCAGCAAAAAATCATCGAAGAAGCCCCGGCCCCGCTCTTGAATGAAACAATGAGAAAAAAACTCGGCGATGCCGCCGTCAAAGCCGCCCTGTCAATCGGCTACACCAATGCGGGGACAATCGAGTTTTTAGTCGATCAAGAGAACCGTTTCTATTTTCTCGAGATGAACACCCGCCTGCAAGTCGAACATCCTGTCACAGAAGAAATTACCGGGCTGGACATTGTACAAGAACAGCTAGCTGTAGCTTCAGGCAAGTCACTCGCTTTTTCCCAAAAAGATATCAAGCGGGACGGTCATGCGATTGAAGTCAGGATATGCGCTGAAGACCCGAAAACCTTTTTCCCGTCACCGGGACGGATCACTGATCTCAAGCTGCCGCAGCATCCAAGCATTCGGCATGAATGCGCCGTATCAGCCAATATGAACATCACCCCGTTTTACGATCCGATGATTGCCAAAATGATTGTCAAAGGGAAGGACAGAAGCGAAGCGATCACCCTCTTAACCGAAGCGCTCGCACAATATCATGTTGAGGGAATCAAAACGAACATTCCGCTTCTTCAAGACATCGTACGTTCAGAAGCATTTCAAAAGGGGGGAGTCCCAACCGATTTTATCAGCCAGATGAAATAA